A single genomic interval of Nostoc commune NIES-4072 harbors:
- a CDS encoding tyrosine-type recombinase/integrase gives MPVHPTLHEVLKAYTPDPADSEWLFPSKRDYTENEVVKHISLRYADMVFREAVRKAGLESRGFSTHSTRRSFTTHLARNGVSLRIIQKLLGYADLKMLSVYIDVNDSELEGAIATL, from the coding sequence GTGCCAGTCCACCCAACTCTTCATGAAGTCTTGAAAGCATATACCCCAGACCCAGCAGATTCAGAGTGGCTTTTTCCTTCCAAAAGGGACTACACCGAGAACGAAGTTGTCAAACACATCTCACTCAGATATGCGGATATGGTGTTTCGTGAAGCTGTGCGGAAGGCTGGTCTGGAGAGTCGAGGTTTTAGTACGCATTCTACCCGCCGGAGCTTTACTACTCATCTTGCCAGAAACGGTGTCTCGTTGCGGATTATCCAAAAGCTCTTGGGCTACGCGGATTTAAAAATGCTGTCTGTGTACATCGATGTGAATGATTCTGAGCTTGAAGGCGCGATCGCAACTCTATGA
- a CDS encoding IS110 family transposase: protein MIRILGLDVSKSSVSACLLLEKPEDPRQFYYECPFLKLSADAKGIQDLLALNADIALLEPTGNNYSKLWGTHLARSGVEVRLVGHKELRNYRANHLVLPDKDDDADALALACYYFDYHPDPRRFIQIRDHVIVKIRELVLRLAHLNRVQSPIMNRIRQDLAWQFPEVAHTKSRRGESGLAPLLWGWLAGERKSTRYDRLYSQSVGLGITDTVREHAKRICDLQREEHVIEGELRELLADARFDHYRTVFKRFGFGDRLTAIVLSQIYPIEGFLLDGKPEVRIRQGRNSKKPTKRHLSLRRFQKALGAAPSMEASGDSRKAKVVGGSDLCRKSLWQWVFTRIEPHRSRLKNNIGKTLGEQLDTEKAAGRPVKLVRNRIAAKGARLLFRELVKGLK from the coding sequence ATGATTAGAATTTTGGGACTTGATGTTAGCAAGTCCTCAGTTTCAGCTTGTCTGCTTTTGGAGAAGCCCGAAGACCCACGTCAATTTTATTATGAATGTCCATTTTTGAAGTTGAGCGCTGATGCAAAAGGTATTCAAGATTTACTCGCGCTCAATGCGGACATTGCCTTGCTCGAACCAACTGGCAATAATTACAGCAAACTTTGGGGTACTCACTTGGCACGAAGCGGGGTAGAAGTTCGGTTGGTTGGTCATAAAGAACTGAGAAATTATCGAGCCAATCACCTAGTACTACCAGATAAAGATGATGATGCCGATGCTCTGGCACTCGCCTGTTACTACTTCGATTACCACCCAGATCCACGCCGATTTATTCAAATTCGTGATCATGTCATTGTCAAAATCCGCGAATTGGTACTGAGACTGGCTCACCTTAACCGTGTGCAATCTCCGATCATGAATCGTATTCGTCAGGATTTGGCCTGGCAATTTCCAGAAGTTGCACATACGAAGTCCCGGCGGGGTGAATCAGGTCTTGCGCCTTTACTGTGGGGCTGGCTTGCTGGTGAACGCAAAAGTACGCGCTATGACCGTCTCTATTCCCAAAGCGTGGGACTGGGCATTACCGACACTGTTCGAGAACACGCAAAACGCATCTGTGACCTCCAGCGTGAGGAACACGTCATCGAGGGAGAGTTAAGAGAATTGCTTGCTGATGCTCGGTTTGACCATTACCGCACAGTTTTTAAACGGTTTGGATTTGGCGATCGCTTAACTGCGATCGTTCTCTCCCAGATTTACCCCATTGAGGGATTCTTGCTAGATGGCAAGCCAGAGGTGAGGATACGCCAGGGGCGAAATTCTAAAAAGCCTACCAAACGCCACCTTTCACTGAGAAGATTTCAGAAAGCCCTCGGCGCTGCCCCCTCAATGGAAGCATCCGGCGATAGCCGCAAAGCTAAAGTAGTAGGCGGATCAGATTTGTGTCGTAAGTCTCTTTGGCAGTGGGTTTTTACTCGGATCGAGCCTCATCGTTCGCGCCTCAAAAATAATATTGGCAAAACATTGGGTGAACAGTTAGATACTGAAAAAGCGGCGGGTCGTCCGGTGAAGCTGGTTAGAAATCGCATTGCCGCCAAAGGAGCAAGGTTACTGTTTCGTGAATTGGTTAAAGGCTTGAAGTGA
- a CDS encoding DUF6888 family protein: MYLPVYLVTLDERTNNIVVIAGEETVVVINAEAEVDYE; encoded by the coding sequence ATGTATCTTCCGGTTTACCTAGTTACCTTAGATGAGCGAACAAATAACATCGTAGTAATAGCAGGTGAAGAGACAGTTGTAGTAATTAATGCAGAAGCAGAGGTTGATTATGAATAA
- a CDS encoding DUF6887 family protein, whose product MNKPNFREMTRKQLRDYILQNRGDSEAIHALALHVQSNGKRLNSVDELQQVIQEKRNQGLEP is encoded by the coding sequence ATGAATAAGCCTAACTTTAGAGAAATGACACGCAAGCAATTGCGAGATTATATTTTACAAAATCGTGGCGATAGCGAAGCAATTCACGCCCTAGCATTACACGTTCAGTCTAATGGCAAACGTCTCAATTCAGTAGATGAACTACAACAAGTTATCCAAGAAAAACGTAACCAAGGCTTAGAGCCATAG
- a CDS encoding O-antigen ligase family protein has protein sequence MLGASLNKVFDYFKSRWQSAWNYSLWALLIFPLSPLVGAVTIGFVSLITWLKQSHKISRRPLNWGFALLSVLLLISAGFADGKTLAFLGLFNLLPFFLLFVAHSALIQTFTQLRQMAWVLVIGSIPLVIIGLGQLFLGWSLNLEILWVVLNWIIVPGGNPPGRIASLLLHANTFGAYLAIIFILNLGLWVENYQQLRIKNKQSFPPHLPHPPHLPTPDSPLPFLFLTVAMITNFITLIFTNSRNGWAIAIFACLAYALYQGWKILVGGVAAIISSVLLAAFAPLPVAQFFRQYVPAFFWARLNDDMYPGRPVALMRKTQWQFAWSLAQEHPWTGWGLHSFSTFYKAQMHTSLGHPHNLFLMLSAETGFPSALLFFSLLAWILIRGIQLFRKSKYINKEDRLIFFSYLLAFVGWVLLNTVDVIIFDFRLNAFSWLILAAVCGVVYRYNLHDRLASHPNESGNDKQQL, from the coding sequence ATGTTGGGAGCCAGCTTGAACAAGGTTTTTGACTATTTTAAGTCTCGTTGGCAATCTGCTTGGAACTACTCTCTGTGGGCACTGTTAATCTTCCCATTGAGTCCTTTAGTGGGGGCTGTGACTATCGGTTTTGTATCATTAATAACTTGGTTGAAACAATCCCATAAAATTAGTCGCCGCCCCCTCAACTGGGGGTTTGCCCTTTTGAGTGTTTTGCTACTCATAAGTGCTGGGTTTGCCGATGGTAAGACATTAGCTTTCCTCGGCTTATTTAATTTATTACCCTTCTTTTTACTTTTCGTTGCCCATAGCGCCCTGATTCAAACATTTACCCAATTGCGGCAAATGGCTTGGGTTTTGGTGATCGGTTCTATTCCCTTGGTAATTATCGGCTTGGGGCAGTTATTTTTGGGCTGGAGTTTGAATTTAGAGATTTTATGGGTTGTATTGAATTGGATAATTGTACCAGGAGGAAATCCGCCAGGTCGCATCGCTTCCCTCCTCTTGCACGCTAACACCTTCGGAGCTTATCTAGCGATAATTTTCATTCTTAATTTAGGGTTGTGGGTAGAAAACTATCAGCAACTAAGAATCAAAAATAAACAGTCATTTCCCCCCCATCTCCCTCATCCCCCCCATCTCCCCACTCCCGACTCCCCACTCCCCTTTCTCTTCCTAACCGTGGCGATGATTACAAATTTCATCACCTTAATTTTTACTAACTCGCGTAATGGGTGGGCGATCGCTATTTTTGCCTGTTTAGCTTATGCACTCTACCAAGGTTGGAAAATTCTTGTGGGTGGCGTCGCTGCGATCATCTCTAGTGTACTTTTGGCAGCTTTTGCTCCCTTGCCAGTCGCTCAATTTTTTCGTCAATACGTTCCTGCCTTCTTTTGGGCAAGATTAAATGATGACATGTATCCAGGTAGACCAGTCGCTTTAATGCGAAAAACTCAGTGGCAGTTTGCCTGGTCTTTAGCTCAGGAACATCCTTGGACTGGGTGGGGATTACATAGTTTTAGTACATTCTACAAAGCGCAGATGCATACTAGCTTAGGTCATCCCCATAACTTGTTTTTGATGTTATCTGCTGAAACTGGTTTTCCCAGCGCTCTGTTATTTTTTAGCTTACTCGCTTGGATTTTGATTAGAGGTATTCAATTATTCCGAAAGTCAAAATATATAAATAAAGAAGACAGATTGATATTTTTCAGCTATCTTCTGGCTTTTGTTGGGTGGGTTCTATTGAATACAGTGGATGTAATCATATTCGATTTTCGTTTGAATGCATTTTCATGGTTAATTTTGGCTGCTGTTTGTGGAGTCGTATATCGCTATAACCTACATGATAGGCTTGCATCTCATCCAAATGAGTCAGGAAATGACAAACAGCAACTTTAA
- a CDS encoding YaaW family protein yields the protein MDEMRAALELATEEELQDLTAILFSRKFNPLDYVHTPEPIEVQSQDRKAWLDALEGRFRFLAADGMTVLRGRTGQVTYREALIHVCKYLKIPYSNQLATIDLEAEVFLHLLGQVWKKLPEQEKQKLTVQVQRQLVKSELKEPLPLLLQRDPLGLLFKGGSAIAVTSMLQPFVLKQIARQFAIHFATYEVAKQAAITGSEAAATQFQSYVSMQMARRGMTMSAARYGAARTMFAVIGPIMWTWFFADLGWRAIATNYGRIIPTIFTLAQIRLTRQECWEPA from the coding sequence TTGGATGAAATGAGGGCGGCGCTAGAGTTAGCAACCGAAGAAGAATTGCAAGATTTAACGGCAATTCTATTTAGTCGTAAGTTCAATCCTCTAGACTATGTACACACACCCGAACCCATCGAAGTGCAAAGCCAAGACCGCAAAGCTTGGTTAGATGCATTAGAGGGTCGCTTTCGCTTTTTAGCGGCAGACGGAATGACAGTATTGCGGGGACGCACAGGCCAGGTAACTTACCGAGAAGCATTAATTCACGTATGTAAGTATCTAAAAATTCCCTATTCTAATCAGCTGGCAACCATTGATTTAGAAGCAGAAGTATTTTTGCATCTGCTAGGACAGGTGTGGAAAAAATTGCCTGAACAGGAAAAGCAAAAATTGACTGTACAGGTGCAGCGTCAGCTTGTCAAATCAGAACTAAAAGAACCGCTACCACTTTTATTGCAACGTGACCCCTTGGGGTTACTTTTCAAAGGCGGTAGTGCGATCGCTGTTACTTCCATGCTCCAGCCATTTGTACTTAAGCAAATTGCCCGTCAATTTGCCATCCACTTTGCTACTTATGAAGTAGCAAAACAAGCGGCAATTACAGGCTCAGAAGCAGCTGCAACGCAATTTCAAAGCTATGTAAGTATGCAAATGGCTCGACGGGGTATGACTATGAGCGCAGCTCGTTATGGGGCAGCTCGCACTATGTTTGCTGTGATTGGGCCGATAATGTGGACTTGGTTTTTTGCAGATTTAGGGTGGAGAGCGATCGCCACTAACTACGGTAGGATCATCCCGACTATTTTCACCTTAGCTCAAATTCGCCTCACTCGTCAGGAATGTTGGGAGCCAGCTTGA
- a CDS encoding NAD(P)/FAD-dependent oxidoreductase, translating to MTDIAVIGAGIAGLVCAQQLSQAGYSVLVVEKSRGLGGRLATRRLHGTCADHGACYLKPKGELFKRFVEILRSRHILEVWTEEVYELTAGTPLSEPKNRSPRYVAPEGMSAIAKSLAPGLEILLNQRVIAITPTVENSWRLTLESSNEELAAKALVVAIPAPQAVMLLEPLGESVLDAVFLDNLRSVEFYPSISAIAGYSSTSQPLPQWKALTFVDDPDLAWIGLDSSKRPNSQQPHFVVQSSADFAQRHLESQDLQPVGQLMLQRAAKSLSLPWLNTPEWMQVHRWRYAFPSRPWHEAFLSAGTPLPLICCGDWCGGNLAEGAMLSGLAAADEINNQLGHSPLDNVNFLNVFV from the coding sequence ATGACTGATATTGCAGTGATTGGTGCCGGAATAGCTGGTTTAGTCTGCGCCCAGCAGTTAAGTCAAGCCGGATATTCGGTGCTAGTGGTGGAAAAGTCCCGTGGTTTGGGAGGAAGGCTGGCTACACGCCGCTTGCATGGAACTTGCGCGGATCATGGGGCTTGTTACCTGAAGCCAAAGGGTGAATTATTTAAACGTTTTGTGGAGATATTGCGATCGCGCCATATCCTGGAGGTTTGGACAGAGGAGGTTTACGAACTCACCGCAGGCACTCCTTTATCTGAACCCAAAAACCGCAGTCCGCGATATGTTGCACCTGAAGGGATGAGTGCGATCGCTAAATCCCTCGCCCCAGGTCTAGAAATATTACTGAATCAGCGTGTCATTGCTATTACCCCAACTGTAGAAAATAGTTGGCGCTTGACTCTTGAATCTAGCAATGAAGAATTAGCTGCAAAAGCTTTAGTTGTCGCCATTCCTGCACCCCAAGCTGTGATGCTGTTGGAACCTTTAGGCGAAAGTGTGTTAGATGCTGTCTTTCTTGATAATCTGCGTTCTGTAGAATTTTATCCCTCGATTAGTGCGATCGCTGGATATTCTTCCACATCCCAACCACTCCCTCAGTGGAAAGCTCTAACTTTTGTGGATGATCCTGATTTAGCATGGATTGGTTTGGACAGTAGCAAGCGTCCTAACTCTCAGCAACCACATTTTGTGGTGCAAAGTAGCGCTGATTTCGCTCAACGCCATCTAGAATCCCAGGATTTACAACCTGTCGGACAGCTTATGTTGCAACGAGCAGCTAAATCTCTGTCCCTTCCTTGGCTCAATACTCCCGAATGGATGCAAGTACATCGTTGGCGTTATGCCTTTCCTAGCCGTCCTTGGCATGAAGCTTTTTTGTCTGCCGGAACTCCCTTACCTTTAATTTGCTGTGGTGATTGGTGTGGCGGCAATCTTGCCGAAGGTGCGATGCTTTCTGGATTAGCTGCTGCTGATGAAATTAATAATCAGTTGGGTCATTCACCTTTAGATAATGTGAACTTTCTAAACGTTTTTGTCTGA
- a CDS encoding SIMPL domain-containing protein (The SIMPL domain is named for its presence in mouse protein SIMPL (signalling molecule that associates with mouse pelle-like kinase). Bacterial member BP26, from Brucella, was shown to assemble into a channel-like structure, while YggE from E. coli has been associated with resistance to oxidative stress.) yields the protein MRKITALMVVSITVAVGVGALTPKVTNAQLFYPPASDRHSLMVIGQGVVRVPADTADIELVFSSGGSNDELQTQPSSLPQTRRISSPTLLFNYKTAAESLPNKKSLTKATLQPVVNSLVAKGISADKIQVQINANSSENNAKILVRLEKPTRDRVEEIVGTANKATSEIENLSVKSVGVEYAVNDCQALQSSVYQSAMKDAQSRAQALATAMGAKLGTPSVAEPFYTLLYPSCSSKTGVPLPSFASFLLSPAYNPDAPAEVEMKKDIFVTYTTK from the coding sequence ATGAGAAAAATAACTGCTTTAATGGTGGTAAGTATTACCGTGGCTGTCGGGGTGGGAGCATTAACGCCCAAAGTCACTAATGCCCAATTATTTTACCCACCAGCAAGCGATCGCCATTCATTAATGGTAATCGGTCAAGGGGTGGTGAGAGTGCCAGCAGATACAGCCGATATTGAATTGGTATTCAGTAGCGGAGGTAGCAATGATGAGTTACAAACACAACCATCATCTCTACCCCAAACCCGCCGCATATCCTCACCAACTCTACTTTTTAATTACAAAACAGCAGCAGAATCTTTACCAAACAAAAAATCACTAACTAAAGCAACTCTCCAGCCTGTAGTTAATAGCCTAGTTGCCAAAGGAATTAGTGCTGATAAAATTCAAGTGCAAATTAACGCTAATTCCAGTGAAAATAACGCCAAGATATTGGTGAGACTAGAAAAGCCAACACGCGATCGCGTCGAGGAAATTGTAGGTACAGCGAATAAAGCAACAAGCGAAATTGAAAACCTTTCCGTCAAGAGTGTGGGCGTTGAGTACGCAGTCAATGACTGTCAGGCTTTGCAGAGTTCAGTTTACCAATCTGCAATGAAAGACGCTCAAAGCCGCGCTCAAGCTTTAGCAACTGCTATGGGTGCTAAACTTGGTACTCCTTCTGTAGCCGAGCCGTTTTACACATTGTTGTATCCCTCATGTAGTTCCAAAACTGGAGTTCCTTTACCGTCATTTGCTAGTTTTTTATTATCACCGGCTTATAATCCAGATGCTCCAGCAGAAGTAGAGATGAAAAAGGATATTTTTGTGACATATACAACTAAATAA
- a CDS encoding VOC family protein has product MSVHPQIDKQITFFYTHNLNASREFYEQKLGLELWLDQRTCRIYTVSGSGYLGLCQTSEISTPPADKQSSVIFTLVTQQVDEWFEYLKERGVEFEKPPTLNEKYNIYHCFLRDPSGYLIEIQRFETTNKKDMTK; this is encoded by the coding sequence ATGTCTGTTCATCCGCAAATCGACAAGCAAATTACCTTCTTTTATACCCATAATCTCAATGCATCTAGGGAATTCTACGAACAAAAACTCGGTTTGGAGTTATGGCTCGATCAAAGAACCTGTCGAATTTATACTGTCAGTGGTTCTGGATACTTAGGTTTGTGTCAAACAAGCGAAATATCAACTCCTCCAGCCGACAAGCAATCAAGTGTCATTTTTACCTTGGTAACACAGCAGGTAGATGAATGGTTTGAATATCTTAAAGAACGTGGGGTTGAATTTGAAAAACCACCTACACTAAACGAAAAGTACAACATTTACCACTGTTTTTTACGCGATCCCAGTGGTTATTTAATTGAAATTCAACGTTTTGAGACTACCAACAAAAAAGACATGACTAAATAA
- a CDS encoding alpha/beta fold hydrolase, producing MPVRQTLSKPDIQLSYLEWNQGQEPLLLLHGLGDHALVWSSLGDYLAADYHIVAPDMRGHGQSSKPERDYSFESAIADLEALIDHLGWTSAHIVSHSWTGKLAAIWARQNPKRLRSIILVDPIFIWKMPSLFRVTFPMLYRFLPFLKSMGPFASYEEAEQQAQQLKQYQGWSSLQQQVFQAGIEQKLDGSWGSKFTIAARDGIFEAVMQVPGFTIPLETPAIFIQPQQGLNRQDWQIKPYKTYLKNLRICQVPGNHWPFLTQPEAFNQTVAAFLAEHR from the coding sequence ATGCCTGTACGTCAAACATTATCAAAGCCTGATATCCAACTTTCTTACTTAGAGTGGAACCAAGGGCAAGAACCCTTACTGCTGTTACACGGCTTAGGCGACCATGCTCTAGTGTGGTCTAGTTTAGGAGATTACTTAGCGGCAGACTACCACATAGTTGCACCAGATATGCGTGGACACGGGCAAAGTAGTAAGCCTGAGAGAGATTATAGCTTTGAAAGTGCGATCGCAGACCTCGAAGCACTCATAGATCATCTCGGATGGACATCTGCCCATATTGTAAGTCATTCGTGGACAGGCAAATTAGCCGCCATCTGGGCAAGGCAAAACCCAAAGCGTTTGCGGAGTATAATTCTAGTCGATCCAATTTTTATTTGGAAAATGCCCAGTCTTTTCAGGGTAACTTTTCCTATGTTATATCGCTTCTTGCCTTTTCTCAAAAGCATGGGCCCCTTTGCCAGTTATGAAGAAGCCGAACAACAAGCACAGCAGTTAAAGCAATATCAAGGATGGAGTTCCTTACAACAGCAAGTTTTCCAAGCAGGAATAGAACAAAAACTCGATGGTAGTTGGGGCAGCAAATTTACCATAGCTGCCCGCGACGGGATTTTTGAAGCAGTAATGCAAGTGCCTGGTTTTACAATTCCTCTTGAAACCCCTGCTATCTTCATCCAGCCACAACAAGGCTTGAACCGCCAAGATTGGCAAATTAAACCATACAAAACCTATCTTAAAAACTTACGCATCTGTCAAGTTCCCGGCAATCATTGGCCGTTTTTGACACAACCAGAGGCATTTAACCAAACTGTAGCAGCTTTCTTGGCAGAACACAGATAG
- a CDS encoding serine/threonine-protein kinase: protein MSLCINPVCPKPNHPDNYQNRFCQSCGSHLELLGRYRVTSLLSDKTGFSKVYEAYEKDTPKILKILKEDLSGDAKAVELFQQEVTVLEQLKHPGIPKEDSYFQYQTRTGLVLHCIAMEKIGGYNLEQWLKQQQNYPISQEQAIAWLKQLLEILHLVHNKQYLHRDIKPSNIMIRSPLGKGWGDLVLIDFGTATEIDRTYPDKLNNGDGMTALMSSGYSAPEQMNAQAVPQSDFFALGRTFVFLLTGYHPLDMYDVQQNLLNWQNHAINISPLLLNLIDWLTAPDIEKRPANAQEILQRLEEIENQLTETTPENSNLVKDSNIEQLPPLITKTSFAPHKQPEEVPLLKFFAALLVILGLLSIVALATRTSKFSVRQNYGQPPEKKGNIDYFPYQEGRDSQGRVAEFNIAVLSVEYKWVLGSNFQIKYNDEIISLDLLNLNLEQERIQNIMEDPSEIISVGTVSCKGNIETQQRMALERSKQIQFLVKKLFINTQSIKGYRLLNLGQFQRSDCQTNQDLTKYQRNIIIIGVKKQSAGVILDEALRNRLENKPFADFKLEDYSLGTPEKFKTIPSNL from the coding sequence ATGAGCCTTTGTATCAATCCCGTTTGCCCTAAACCAAACCATCCGGATAATTATCAAAACCGCTTTTGTCAAAGTTGTGGTTCCCATTTGGAATTGCTAGGGCGTTATCGGGTAACGAGCCTATTGAGTGACAAAACAGGGTTTAGTAAAGTTTATGAAGCTTATGAAAAAGATACCCCTAAAATTCTCAAGATACTCAAAGAGGATTTATCAGGCGACGCTAAAGCAGTAGAACTATTTCAGCAAGAAGTAACCGTATTAGAACAACTCAAGCATCCCGGCATTCCCAAAGAGGATAGTTACTTCCAGTATCAAACCCGAACTGGTTTAGTGTTGCATTGCATTGCAATGGAAAAAATCGGTGGATACAACTTAGAACAGTGGTTAAAGCAGCAGCAGAATTATCCTATTTCGCAGGAACAAGCTATAGCCTGGTTAAAACAGTTGCTAGAAATTTTGCATTTAGTGCATAATAAACAGTACCTACATCGAGATATTAAGCCATCTAATATAATGATTAGATCCCCCCTTGGTAAGGGCTGGGGGGATTTGGTACTAATTGATTTTGGCACTGCCACTGAAATTGATAGAACCTACCCAGACAAACTCAACAACGGCGACGGGATGACAGCACTGATGTCATCTGGCTACAGCGCTCCAGAACAAATGAATGCTCAAGCAGTACCGCAATCAGATTTCTTTGCCTTGGGGCGCACATTTGTATTTTTACTCACGGGATACCATCCTTTAGATATGTATGATGTGCAGCAAAATTTATTGAACTGGCAAAATCATGCAATCAATATCTCACCCTTACTATTGAATTTAATTGATTGGCTCACAGCACCAGATATAGAAAAGCGTCCCGCTAATGCTCAAGAGATTTTACAACGCCTAGAAGAAATTGAAAACCAACTAACAGAAACTACTCCTGAAAATAGTAATTTAGTAAAGGATAGTAATATCGAACAATTGCCACCACTAATTACTAAAACTTCATTTGCTCCACATAAACAGCCAGAAGAGGTACCACTACTAAAATTTTTTGCAGCACTGCTAGTGATCTTAGGATTACTTAGTATAGTGGCTTTAGCAACACGTACATCAAAATTTTCTGTAAGGCAAAATTATGGGCAACCACCAGAAAAAAAAGGTAATATTGATTATTTTCCTTATCAAGAAGGTAGGGATAGTCAGGGGAGGGTAGCCGAATTTAATATAGCTGTTTTATCAGTAGAATATAAATGGGTTTTAGGTAGTAATTTTCAAATTAAATATAATGATGAAATTATTAGTCTTGACCTTTTAAATTTAAACTTAGAACAAGAACGTATACAGAATATAATGGAAGACCCTAGTGAGATTATCTCTGTAGGTACAGTTTCTTGCAAAGGTAATATAGAAACTCAACAGCGAATGGCTTTAGAACGTTCCAAACAAATACAATTTTTAGTAAAAAAATTATTTATTAATACACAAAGCATCAAAGGTTATCGTTTATTAAATTTGGGACAATTTCAACGGAGTGATTGTCAGACAAATCAAGATTTAACTAAATATCAGAGAAATATTATAATCATTGGTGTTAAAAAACAATCAGCAGGTGTCATTCTCGATGAAGCATTACGAAATAGGTTAGAAAATAAACCTTTTGCTGATTTTAAGTTAGAAGATTATTCTTTGGGGACGCCAGAAAAGTTT